In Pseudobacter ginsenosidimutans, the following are encoded in one genomic region:
- a CDS encoding YeeE/YedE family protein, with translation MLEAIKAPWPWYITGALIGLIVAALLLLGNKHFGISANLRHICAACFPANIKFFRYNWKKEIWNLFFVAGIILGGFIATQWLSNPAPVNINPALAEELASYQLTDHSSLVPGELFSFESLFTLRGFIIMVAGGFLVGFGTRYAGGCTSGHSIMGLSNLQWPSLVATVMFMIGGFIMANLLLPFILRL, from the coding sequence ATGTTAGAAGCTATAAAAGCACCCTGGCCCTGGTATATAACAGGTGCATTGATCGGATTGATTGTTGCCGCACTCTTGCTGCTGGGCAACAAACATTTCGGCATATCAGCCAACCTGCGGCATATCTGCGCAGCATGCTTTCCGGCCAATATCAAATTCTTCCGCTACAACTGGAAAAAGGAAATATGGAATCTTTTTTTTGTAGCGGGTATCATACTCGGCGGCTTCATTGCCACGCAATGGCTGTCGAATCCTGCACCTGTGAATATCAATCCCGCACTGGCGGAAGAACTCGCTTCCTATCAGCTCACAGATCATAGCAGTCTTGTACCCGGAGAATTATTTTCGTTCGAAAGCCTTTTCACCCTGCGTGGTTTCATCATCATGGTGGCAGGCGGATTCCTCGTTGGCTTCGGCACACGTTATGCAGGCGGCTGCACTTCCGGACACTCCATCATGGGACTGAGCAACCTGCAATGGCCTTCACTGGTAGCCACCGTGATGTTCATGATCGGAGGTTTCATCATGGCTAATCTCCTGCTTCCCTTTATTCTCCGACTCTAA
- a CDS encoding MBL fold metallo-hydrolase — protein MYFQHVYDKSLAQASYFIGCQQAGVAAVIDPKRDVDTYIKIAQEQNMAITQIYETHIHADFLSGSRELAALTGATMYLSGEGGPDWQYEFEHHSLHHGNSIKLGNLQFDVLHTPGHTPESISLLLTDLPGSEDPVMLFTGDFVFVGDIGRPDLLEKAAGLKGTQEAGAHQLFHSLKQFTDIPDYVQVWPGHGAGSACGKALGAVPVTTAGYEKRRNWAFRFNNDEAGFVANLLEGQPEPPKYFAMMKKLNRVPRPLLTSVPVIPQLDATALKQAMDKGYRIIDTRHKSIFAKGFIPGSINIQGNNSFSTWAGWLLNYEEPFILLAEPGQLDDLTRKLMRIGLDNIFGYIPSVETYTNNGGQLTEAQLTDYKGLLALQAQGPVQLVDLRGATEYQTGHIPGAENVFVGTLPQQLQKIKKDTTVVVHCQSGDRSTIGYSLLAANGFNNIINFSGSMNEWVQQGGAVEKGNQ, from the coding sequence ATGTATTTTCAGCATGTTTATGATAAAAGCCTGGCACAAGCCAGTTATTTCATCGGATGCCAACAGGCAGGCGTTGCAGCAGTGATAGATCCCAAGCGCGATGTGGACACATATATTAAGATCGCGCAGGAGCAGAACATGGCCATCACTCAGATCTATGAAACGCATATCCATGCCGACTTCCTCTCCGGCAGCCGCGAACTGGCCGCGCTCACCGGCGCAACCATGTACCTGTCAGGAGAAGGCGGACCGGATTGGCAATACGAATTTGAACATCATTCTCTTCATCACGGCAACAGCATCAAACTGGGCAACCTGCAATTTGATGTGCTGCACACACCAGGCCATACACCTGAAAGTATCAGCCTGCTGCTCACCGATCTTCCCGGTAGTGAAGATCCCGTAATGCTTTTCACCGGCGATTTTGTTTTTGTAGGCGATATCGGCCGCCCGGACCTGCTGGAGAAAGCAGCCGGTCTCAAAGGCACCCAGGAAGCTGGCGCTCATCAACTGTTTCATTCATTGAAACAATTCACCGATATTCCCGATTATGTACAGGTATGGCCAGGACATGGCGCAGGATCCGCCTGCGGCAAGGCTTTGGGCGCTGTGCCTGTTACCACCGCAGGATATGAGAAAAGAAGGAACTGGGCTTTCCGCTTCAATAATGACGAAGCAGGATTCGTCGCAAACCTCCTGGAAGGACAACCCGAACCTCCGAAGTATTTCGCCATGATGAAAAAGCTGAACCGGGTTCCCCGTCCGCTGCTCACTTCCGTGCCAGTCATCCCGCAACTGGATGCCACCGCGCTGAAACAGGCAATGGACAAAGGCTATCGCATCATCGACACCCGTCACAAATCAATATTCGCCAAAGGCTTCATTCCCGGCAGTATCAATATCCAGGGCAACAACTCCTTCTCCACCTGGGCAGGCTGGCTCCTGAATTATGAAGAACCATTCATTCTGCTGGCCGAACCCGGTCAACTGGACGATCTAACCCGGAAGCTCATGCGCATTGGGCTCGACAATATTTTTGGATACATTCCATCTGTGGAAACTTATACAAATAACGGAGGACAATTAACAGAAGCACAATTGACAGATTACAAAGGATTGCTGGCATTGCAGGCGCAAGGCCCCGTCCAACTGGTTGACCTGCGTGGCGCTACCGAATATCAGACAGGTCATATCCCCGGTGCAGAAAATGTATTCGTGGGCACATTGCCTCAACAACTGCAGAAAATAAAAAAGGATACAACCGTAGTAGTTCATTGTCAGAGCGGAGACAGGTCCACCATCGGATATTCATTGCTGGCGGCAAACGGATTCAACAATATCATTAACTTTTCCGGCAGCATGAATGAGTGGGTCCAACAAGGCGGCGCTGTGGAAAAAGGAAATCAATAA
- a CDS encoding YeeE/YedE family protein, producing MQIIEKINGKETDFEVPAFENSNGNESQQQQPWWHNLKYLAVGMIFGIVFVKAEIISWYRIQEMFRLQSFHMYGVIGTAVVVGIISVWLIKRSGIKTIHGEPITFTKKKFSKGQVYGGLLFGLGWALTGACPGPLFAQIGTGALAVTLVVLSAIAGTWVYGYFRERLPH from the coding sequence ATGCAAATCATCGAAAAAATTAACGGTAAGGAAACTGATTTTGAAGTGCCCGCTTTTGAAAACAGCAACGGCAATGAATCGCAGCAACAACAACCCTGGTGGCATAACCTGAAATACCTGGCAGTGGGAATGATCTTCGGGATCGTTTTTGTGAAAGCGGAGATCATCAGCTGGTACAGGATCCAGGAAATGTTCAGGCTGCAAAGTTTTCACATGTACGGCGTGATAGGAACAGCCGTGGTTGTGGGCATCATTTCTGTCTGGCTGATCAAAAGATCAGGCATTAAGACCATTCATGGTGAGCCCATCACTTTCACTAAAAAGAAATTCAGTAAAGGTCAGGTATATGGCGGGCTCCTCTTCGGATTGGGCTGGGCCCTCACAGGAGCTTGTCCTGGTCCATTATTCGCACAGATCGGAACCGGTGCGCTCGCAGTAACTTTGGTAGTATTGAGCGCCATTGCCGGCACCTGGGTATATGGTTATTTCCGCGAACGGCTTCCCCATTGA
- a CDS encoding MFS transporter, giving the protein MEYRTNSMEPKRQAVSIAQASTVETVGVVSKRGLPGALWALTISAFGIGTTEFVIVGLLPTVATDLSISIPSAGLLVSLYAVGVAIGAPVLTALTAKLPRKLLLISLMVLFIAGNGLASIAPGYFSLVLARIVTGFAHGVFFSIGATIAAAIVPAEKRASAIAIMFAGLTIAIVTGVPLGTFIGQHFGWRATFLGVALLGVIGLVSSWLLVPNNLKNDNKASLKSLFKVIANKHLLLAYLMTALGYGGTFVAFTYLSPILQEVSGFSESAVSLILLLYGVAIAIGNIVGGKAANKNPLKALLWMFILQAAILVLFTFTVHHTVWSLITLFILGGLSFSNVPGLQLYVVQLAEKHLPGTEDVASAFNIASFNLGIALGAWIGGMVVVSPMGIGATPWVGALFVVLAIVLTFTSMRLSRK; this is encoded by the coding sequence ATGGAATACAGGACAAATAGCATGGAACCGAAGCGGCAGGCGGTTTCAATTGCGCAGGCGTCAACAGTTGAAACTGTCGGAGTTGTTTCGAAACGCGGATTGCCCGGCGCGCTCTGGGCGCTTACCATCAGTGCATTCGGTATCGGCACCACGGAGTTCGTGATCGTTGGGTTGTTGCCAACTGTTGCCACAGATCTGAGTATTTCGATCCCTTCTGCAGGACTGCTGGTGAGTTTGTATGCAGTTGGTGTGGCCATCGGAGCACCGGTCCTTACAGCGCTAACGGCAAAACTTCCACGAAAACTACTGCTTATCTCACTGATGGTATTGTTCATTGCCGGCAATGGACTGGCTTCGATTGCGCCGGGTTATTTTTCGCTGGTGCTGGCGAGGATCGTAACAGGATTTGCACACGGTGTATTTTTCTCCATCGGCGCTACCATTGCTGCGGCCATCGTGCCGGCTGAAAAGCGGGCATCGGCCATCGCGATCATGTTTGCCGGACTGACCATCGCAATAGTAACCGGCGTGCCGCTGGGAACATTTATCGGGCAGCATTTCGGATGGAGGGCTACTTTCCTGGGCGTTGCTTTGCTGGGTGTGATCGGGCTGGTGAGCAGCTGGCTGCTGGTGCCCAATAATCTGAAGAACGATAATAAGGCATCATTGAAAAGCCTGTTCAAGGTGATAGCCAATAAACATCTCTTACTCGCTTACCTGATGACGGCACTGGGATACGGCGGCACATTCGTGGCCTTCACATACCTCTCTCCAATATTGCAGGAGGTGAGTGGTTTCAGTGAATCAGCAGTGAGCCTGATCCTGTTATTATATGGTGTGGCTATTGCCATCGGAAATATAGTGGGTGGAAAAGCTGCCAATAAGAATCCTCTGAAAGCATTGTTGTGGATGTTCATATTGCAGGCGGCGATACTGGTATTGTTCACTTTTACGGTGCATCATACGGTATGGAGTTTGATCACGCTTTTCATACTGGGTGGATTATCATTTTCCAATGTGCCGGGCCTTCAGCTCTATGTAGTGCAGCTGGCAGAGAAGCATCTGCCGGGTACGGAGGATGTGGCCTCGGCATTCAATATCGCATCCTTCAACCTTGGAATTGCCCTGGGTGCATGGATAGGCGGAATGGTAGTGGTTTCACCGATGGGTATCGGGGCAACGCCCTGGGTAGGCGCCTTGTTTGTGGTGCTGGCGATTGTACTAACGTTTACCAGTATGCGGTTGTCCCGGAAATAG
- a CDS encoding nuclear transport factor 2 family protein, with translation MKHFISGIVFSFSIFVCSKSSFAQNTDAELTATILHLDSLFWQSYNTCDTTSMRKYFTEDLQFYHDKGGPTYDYQTMVNGFARNLCNGSFRIRREAVPGTVKVYPMRNNDTIYGALISGEHYFFTTEKGQPEKRVGLARFSQLWLKKQGVWKMSIVLSFDHGEAPAAGNNR, from the coding sequence ATGAAACATTTTATCAGCGGCATCGTTTTCTCTTTTTCCATTTTTGTCTGCAGCAAATCCTCCTTCGCCCAGAACACGGATGCAGAACTGACTGCAACCATCCTGCACCTCGACAGTTTATTCTGGCAATCCTACAATACCTGCGACACTACCAGCATGCGCAAGTATTTTACAGAAGATCTTCAATTCTATCACGATAAAGGCGGCCCCACCTATGATTACCAGACCATGGTAAACGGTTTTGCCCGCAACCTCTGCAACGGTAGTTTCAGGATCAGAAGGGAAGCCGTTCCCGGCACAGTAAAAGTGTATCCCATGCGGAATAATGATACTATCTACGGAGCGCTTATTTCGGGAGAACATTATTTCTTCACCACAGAAAAAGGTCAGCCTGAAAAAAGGGTTGGGCTTGCCAGATTCTCACAATTGTGGCTGAAAAAACAGGGAGTATGGAAAATGAGCATCGTACTGAGTTTCGATCATGGAGAAGCGCCTGCTGCCGGTAACAACCGGTAA
- a CDS encoding class I SAM-dependent methyltransferase, with protein MPALSTFSDESFDTIICFQVIEHISYDHALMREMKRVLKNGGVICLTTPNRRMSLPRNPFHIREYNVLNLQCLLPAFMLRGFYSLLNNCYRLLIAKQAPDITSSIHHTDFFLDSHAGNCLDFFPELKKR; from the coding sequence CTCTCCACTTTCAGCGATGAAAGTTTCGATACCATCATTTGTTTCCAGGTGATCGAACATATCAGTTATGATCATGCGCTGATGAGAGAAATGAAAAGAGTATTGAAAAACGGAGGCGTCATCTGTCTCACAACACCCAACAGGCGAATGTCGCTCCCACGCAATCCCTTCCATATACGTGAGTACAATGTACTGAACCTGCAATGCCTGCTTCCTGCTTTCATGCTGCGCGGCTTTTACAGCCTGCTCAATAATTGTTACCGGCTGCTGATCGCCAAACAGGCTCCGGATATTACCAGCTCCATCCATCACACCGATTTTTTCCTTGATTCACATGCAGGCAACTGCCTCGACTTCTTCCCGGAACTGAAAAAAAGATAA
- a CDS encoding NAD(P)/FAD-dependent oxidoreductase: MHRKAFINRSVLALMATITGRKALFSQQESTQKNYKPMDFEVAIIGGASAGLSAAMALGRSIRKTIVIDGGSPRNKPAPHAHNIFTRDGTPPLELLDIAKAQLKPYTTVTFKTGKVISANLNNNLITLTTDSNETFTVRRLILATGLTDVLPAIKGFRELWGTKIVHCPYCHGYELKDQPVGILMNGKNAEHITPMVFNLNKSIHIFTNGRMEFSEQFLKWTNKQNIRITETEVDELADVADGVQVRLKDGSSYLVTGIYSKGDKYKFHNELAVQLGCKLSEEGAVQVDDMFSTTVPGVYAAGDLAHASAHQVIIAAAGGAKAGMACNNSLTMEDYEHAQ, translated from the coding sequence ATGCACAGGAAAGCATTCATCAACAGATCGGTCTTAGCGCTTATGGCAACCATCACCGGAAGGAAGGCCCTGTTTTCGCAACAGGAATCAACACAAAAAAATTATAAGCCAATGGATTTTGAAGTAGCTATCATCGGTGGAGCATCGGCCGGCCTTTCTGCTGCCATGGCCCTCGGACGCAGTATCAGGAAAACGATCGTTATAGATGGCGGCAGTCCGCGCAACAAACCCGCACCACATGCACACAATATTTTCACCCGAGACGGAACGCCGCCGCTTGAACTGCTCGATATCGCAAAAGCCCAGCTGAAACCTTACACTACAGTTACATTCAAAACAGGAAAAGTGATCAGCGCCAATCTCAATAATAACCTGATCACTCTCACTACAGATTCAAACGAAACATTCACAGTAAGAAGACTTATTCTGGCTACCGGTCTTACAGATGTACTGCCCGCCATCAAAGGATTCCGTGAATTATGGGGAACGAAGATCGTTCATTGCCCCTACTGCCACGGCTATGAACTGAAGGACCAACCCGTAGGTATTCTCATGAACGGAAAGAATGCAGAGCATATTACGCCAATGGTTTTCAACCTCAATAAAAGCATCCATATTTTCACCAATGGAAGAATGGAATTCTCCGAACAATTCCTGAAATGGACAAACAAACAGAACATCCGCATCACTGAAACGGAGGTAGATGAACTGGCAGATGTTGCGGATGGCGTACAGGTCAGATTGAAAGACGGCAGCTCATATCTTGTTACAGGAATTTATTCGAAGGGCGACAAATACAAATTCCACAATGAGCTGGCCGTACAACTCGGCTGCAAGCTCAGTGAAGAAGGCGCTGTACAGGTGGATGACATGTTCAGTACCACCGTGCCCGGAGTGTATGCAGCAGGTGATCTGGCCCACGCCTCCGCCCACCAGGTGATCATTGCAGCAGCAGGTGGCGCCAAAGCAGGCATGGCCTGTAACAATAGTTTGACAATGGAAGATTATGAGCACGCGCAGTAA
- a CDS encoding glycoside hydrolase family 28 protein: MMKSIIFLLCCLVFTGSIALAQHTALPQIPANTFLVTSFGAAGDGKTLNTVTIQRALDSARIHGGKVIIPKGIFLCGPLQMYSHTALELQSGAILRLRNDIANYPIGNERYLNFISILDATDIKISGPGTIDGQGQNWWTKYTDKELQYRRPQLLFIEKCKRVELEGILTLDPPNTHISLRNCTDVYIHDIRIQAPDESRNTDGINVSARNCTIENCDIRTGDDNIAINFGDRNKGELPQCSDILIRNCFFGVGHGLSIGSFTSGGLRNLKVEHCEFDGTTSGLRIKSARGRGGIVENLRYSDLTIKNCKWPIFFSCYYPKEPLKPEQDTSFADVPFMPVFRNIRCSNIRVVNAGTGIRIWGLPGSPITDCYFENVQINADKPGEISYAKGLRFISSTIKMKPELYHAEVSGL; encoded by the coding sequence ATGATGAAATCGATAATCTTTCTTTTGTGCTGCCTGGTATTTACGGGCAGCATTGCATTGGCGCAACATACAGCCCTGCCGCAGATCCCTGCAAATACCTTCCTGGTCACCAGTTTTGGTGCGGCTGGGGATGGAAAAACATTGAATACAGTTACTATCCAGCGCGCGCTGGATAGTGCGCGTATCCATGGGGGTAAGGTGATCATACCCAAAGGGATCTTTCTCTGCGGCCCGCTTCAAATGTATAGTCATACAGCATTGGAATTGCAGTCCGGCGCAATTCTCCGGCTGCGGAATGATATTGCCAACTATCCCATCGGAAATGAACGTTACCTGAATTTCATCAGTATCCTGGATGCTACGGATATTAAGATAAGCGGCCCGGGAACAATCGATGGACAGGGACAAAACTGGTGGACAAAATACACGGACAAAGAATTGCAGTATCGTCGTCCGCAATTGCTGTTCATAGAAAAATGTAAAAGGGTGGAACTGGAAGGCATCCTCACCCTTGATCCGCCCAATACCCATATCTCTTTACGGAATTGTACAGATGTTTATATTCATGATATCCGCATTCAGGCACCTGATGAATCCCGCAATACTGACGGGATCAATGTTTCAGCGCGTAACTGTACCATTGAAAATTGCGATATCCGTACAGGGGATGATAATATCGCCATCAATTTCGGCGACAGGAATAAAGGTGAATTACCGCAATGCAGCGATATCCTGATCCGGAATTGTTTTTTCGGTGTTGGACATGGTCTAAGTATCGGGAGTTTCACATCCGGCGGATTGAGGAACCTGAAAGTGGAGCATTGTGAATTTGACGGCACCACTTCAGGGCTTCGCATCAAATCCGCAAGAGGCAGAGGTGGAATAGTGGAAAATCTTCGCTATTCAGATCTAACCATTAAGAACTGCAAATGGCCCATCTTCTTCTCCTGTTATTATCCGAAAGAACCGCTGAAGCCGGAGCAGGACACCAGTTTTGCTGATGTACCCTTCATGCCTGTTTTCAGGAATATACGTTGCAGCAATATCCGGGTAGTGAATGCAGGAACAGGCATCAGGATCTGGGGATTGCCCGGTTCGCCCATTACTGATTGCTATTTTGAAAATGTGCAGATCAATGCAGATAAACCGGGAGAGATCAGTTATGCGAAAGGACTGCGTTTTATTTCATCCACCATCAAAATGAAACCAGAACTGTACCATGCTGAAGTATCAGGTCTCTGA
- a CDS encoding GNAT family N-acetyltransferase, with the protein MMIIETSRMTIRELTSDDAAFVLEIVNSPGWLQYIGDRGVKNLEGAALYIQKNRNNYQVQGFGLYALELKDTKEVVGMCGLLKRDYLPAPDIGYALLPAFGGLGFALEAGKGVMEFAQHQLGLDTVFAIVTPQNSRSIGLLEKLEFVFERSIMEGEELLVYRWSSRM; encoded by the coding sequence ATGATGATAATTGAAACCAGTCGTATGACCATCAGGGAGCTGACCAGCGATGATGCTGCCTTTGTTCTTGAGATAGTGAATTCTCCCGGCTGGCTGCAGTATATCGGCGACAGGGGCGTGAAAAACCTGGAAGGCGCAGCGCTGTATATCCAAAAGAACCGCAATAATTATCAGGTGCAGGGATTCGGTTTGTATGCATTGGAATTGAAGGACACGAAGGAAGTGGTGGGCATGTGCGGTTTATTGAAGCGGGATTATCTGCCTGCTCCCGATATCGGTTATGCGCTTTTGCCAGCATTCGGCGGACTTGGCTTTGCGCTGGAAGCGGGCAAGGGCGTGATGGAATTTGCACAGCATCAATTGGGCCTGGATACCGTCTTTGCCATCGTAACGCCGCAAAACAGCAGGTCCATCGGATTATTGGAAAAACTGGAATTTGTTTTCGAGAGGTCCATCATGGAAGGAGAGGAGTTGCTGGTGTACAGATGGAGTTCCCGGATGTAA
- a CDS encoding protein-L-isoaspartate(D-aspartate) O-methyltransferase, which translates to MQNEDSPKCQMQRRKLVEAIQSKGIRDARVLTAIGRVPRHLFMPESLRTKAYMDNAFPIGNEQTISQPYTVAYQTWLLKVEPGMKVLEVGTGSAYQAAVLAQMGAEVYTIERQKRFYDRNKHFTYLQRFSNLHFCYGDGYNGWPETAPFDRILITAAPEKIPEVLVNQLLPGGLLVAPVGRPGMQRMVRLTKGTDDTITEEQFDHFAFVPMLPGIQNKG; encoded by the coding sequence ATGCAAAACGAAGACTCGCCCAAATGTCAGATGCAACGCCGGAAACTGGTGGAGGCCATTCAATCCAAAGGCATCAGGGATGCACGGGTGCTGACCGCCATCGGAAGAGTTCCGCGTCATCTTTTCATGCCTGAAAGCCTGCGCACCAAAGCGTATATGGACAATGCTTTCCCTATCGGTAACGAGCAAACGATATCACAACCTTATACTGTTGCCTATCAAACCTGGTTGTTGAAAGTGGAGCCCGGCATGAAAGTGCTGGAAGTGGGCACGGGAAGCGCCTATCAGGCTGCTGTGCTGGCGCAGATGGGGGCTGAAGTGTACACGATAGAAAGGCAAAAGAGATTCTATGACCGCAACAAGCATTTCACTTACCTGCAAAGATTCTCCAACCTGCATTTTTGTTATGGTGATGGTTACAACGGCTGGCCGGAAACGGCGCCTTTCGACAGGATCCTGATCACGGCGGCGCCGGAAAAAATCCCTGAAGTGCTGGTCAATCAACTGCTTCCCGGCGGTTTGCTGGTGGCTCCAGTTGGCCGCCCCGGCATGCAAAGGATGGTCAGGCTGACAAAAGGAACGGATGATACCATTACCGAAGAACAGTTCGACCATTTTGCATTTGTACCGATGTTACCAGGCATTCAGAACAAAGGGTAA
- a CDS encoding helix-turn-helix domain-containing protein, giving the protein MSTRSKPKLIRNPTDFQQQYLSVPGQSGCELSNNSRTHNFFEAVPLEKLKMLHKDKSFTTTRRNFYTLVLVTRGSIRETIGYRNYEFGANTLYFIPENQLHTIEHWSNDVKGYHCIFDADYFLLCLRNQVKLNHYPFFQPDRDPFMKITETEVGSILSLFEKMHFEYCKKKNHNDDLLVRMYLNILLIEIERLYQHKQAAGDNNVPKRQQMVAQFRKLVAQHYLQKRQVADYAALLYVTPHYLNDTVKEITGKSASEFIYEELVREAKSHLIQTENTVTQIATELNFSDQSYFCRFFKKHTGLSPQEFRKRHFH; this is encoded by the coding sequence ATGAGCACGCGCAGTAAACCGAAATTGATCCGGAATCCAACGGATTTCCAGCAACAATATTTGTCTGTACCCGGGCAATCAGGTTGCGAATTGAGCAATAACAGCAGAACGCATAATTTCTTTGAAGCCGTTCCACTGGAGAAGCTCAAAATGCTTCACAAGGACAAATCATTCACCACCACCAGGAGAAATTTTTATACCCTGGTGCTGGTGACCCGTGGCTCCATCCGCGAAACCATCGGCTACAGGAATTACGAGTTTGGAGCCAACACACTTTACTTCATCCCGGAAAACCAACTGCATACCATCGAACACTGGAGTAATGACGTGAAAGGATACCATTGCATCTTCGATGCCGATTACTTCCTGCTCTGTCTTAGAAACCAGGTGAAGCTGAACCATTACCCTTTTTTTCAACCAGACAGGGATCCCTTCATGAAGATCACTGAAACTGAAGTAGGAAGCATATTATCGCTGTTCGAGAAAATGCATTTCGAATATTGTAAAAAGAAAAACCACAATGACGATCTGCTGGTAAGGATGTATCTCAATATCCTGCTCATCGAGATCGAGCGATTGTACCAGCACAAACAGGCCGCCGGAGACAATAATGTTCCCAAAAGGCAACAGATGGTAGCGCAGTTCCGTAAACTGGTGGCGCAGCATTACCTGCAGAAAAGACAGGTGGCCGATTATGCAGCCCTGCTCTATGTTACGCCTCATTATCTCAACGATACAGTGAAGGAGATCACCGGCAAATCCGCCAGTGAATTCATTTATGAAGAATTGGTGAGGGAAGCGAAATCGCACCTGATACAAACAGAGAATACTGTAACACAGATTGCAACAGAGCTTAATTTTTCAGACCAGAGTTATTTCTGCCGCTTCTTCAAAAAACATACTGGTCTAAGCCCACAGGAATTCCGGAAAAGACATTTTCATTGA